The segment GCTGGCTTTCGGCGTGGGCCGTCGCATCCCCATCGTGCAACGCTACGTATCGTAGAGCTACATACACATCGTCGCACTCTCGCTCGCAATCCCTTCCCTACTCTGGCAACGCTATAACATGTCCACTTCCAACGAACTTTTCGAACGCGCAAAAAAACTTATCCCCGGCGGCGTCAACTCGCCTGTGAGAGCCTTCCGCTCCGTCGGCGGCACGCCGTTTTTCACCAAGAAAGCAAACGGCGCCACGCTCACCACCGCCGACGATCGAGAGCTGATCGACTTCGTCTGTACCTGGGGTCCAGCCATCCATGGCCACAACAACGACACCATTCGCCACGCCATCGCCAAGGCGCTCGAGGCGGGCACCAGCTTCGGAACGCCCAATCCCTACGAGGTGGAAATGGCGGAGCTCATCGTGAAGATGGTCCCCTCCGTCGAAAAGGTGCGTATGGTCAATTCGGGTACGGAGGCCACCATGACCGCCATTCGCCTGGCCCGTGGATACACCGGACGCGACAAGATCATCAAGTTCGCCGGCTGCTACCATGGCCATGTGGACAGCCTTCTCATCTCCGCTGGCTCTGGAGCCCTCACGCTTGGCAAGCCGGACAGCGGCGGCGTTCCCGAAAGCCTAGCCAAGGAAACCATCGTGCTGCCGTTCAACGATCTCGCCAAGGTCGAAGCCGCTTTCGAAAGCTACGGCGACGACATAGCCGGCATCATTCTCGAGCCCTATCCCGCGAACGTCGGCCTGATCTTCCCCAAAGACGGCTACTTGCGAGGCCTGCGAGATCTTTGCTCCAAACATGGAGCAGTGCTCATCTTCGACGAAGTCATGACCGGATTCCGCGTATCCGCGGGGGGGGTACAGGAACGCGAAGGCATCACGCCGGACCTGACCACGCTTGGGAAAATCATCGGCGGCGGACTGCCCGTAGGCGCCCTTGGCGGGAAAGCGGAGATCATGGATCACCTCGCTCCGCTCGGTCCCGTGTATCAAGCTGGCACGCTCAGCGGAAACCCGCTGGCCATGGCCGCAGGCATCGC is part of the Pelagicoccus sp. SDUM812003 genome and harbors:
- the hemL gene encoding glutamate-1-semialdehyde 2,1-aminomutase, whose amino-acid sequence is MSTSNELFERAKKLIPGGVNSPVRAFRSVGGTPFFTKKANGATLTTADDRELIDFVCTWGPAIHGHNNDTIRHAIAKALEAGTSFGTPNPYEVEMAELIVKMVPSVEKVRMVNSGTEATMTAIRLARGYTGRDKIIKFAGCYHGHVDSLLISAGSGALTLGKPDSGGVPESLAKETIVLPFNDLAKVEAAFESYGDDIAGIILEPYPANVGLIFPKDGYLRGLRDLCSKHGAVLIFDEVMTGFRVSAGGVQEREGITPDLTTLGKIIGGGLPVGALGGKAEIMDHLAPLGPVYQAGTLSGNPLAMAAGIASLKLLLEGGAYAALETMGQQIAKAVAETAREIGLPLQVPQVASMFCVYFSDAPVETLDDATATDTQRFNTYFHRCLEKGVYLPPSKYEANFISTAHQQGAIDQACEILTETLREL